The Endozoicomonas sp. 4G DNA segment TTTTTGGTGAACGATTCTTAAAATATTCTGATTGCCATACAATGGGCACAAGTACGACTGCAATGGATTACCTACAGTATGTTTGAAACTATTGATGTCCTTAAAGCTCAATTGGACGCCCTCAGACCCTTGCCAACCAACAGTGTTCGGTCACTTCACGAGGCAACGGTGCTGGAGTGGACTTATCACTCCAATGCCATAGAGGGGAATACCCTGACACTTAAAGAAACAAAGGTGGTTCTTGAGGGTATTACTGTAGGAGGCAAGTCAATCAGGGAGCATTTTGAGGCGATTAATCACCGTGAGGCTATTGAGTGGTTAGAGTCGGTAGTGGCGAGACATGAGCCCTTCAATGAACGACTGATTAAATCTATTCATCAATTGGTATTAAAAAATATTGATGACACTAACGCCGGTCGTTACCGGCAAGAAAATGTAATCACTGCCGGTGCTGAGCACAGGCCTCCTGACCACCTGCACTTGCAGCCATTAATGGTAGAACTGGTCGACAGGTATCAAAATCAAAAGTATCACCCTGTTGAGAGGGCAGCGAGACTGCATGTTGATTTTGTAGGGATTCATCCTTTTGTTGATGGCAATGGCCGAACTGCGCGCCTGCTGATGAATTTTGACTTAATGAGCAGTGGTTACCTGCCGGTCATTATTAAGGTGGAAGACCGTCTTGCCTATTATGAAGCTTTGGATAAAGCCCATACCAGCCAGTGCTATCAAGATTACCTGACAATGGTCGTTGAAGCAGAAGAGGAAGCCTTAAAGCGTTGTCTTAGTATTGTTGATTAGTTTTGGTTCCCATGCAGGAGCATGGGAACGAGTGGTAAGTTTTTAATCCCTTTCAATCAGTCTTCATAGCTCTGAAATACCAGACAGGCATTGGTGCCACCAAAACCGAAGCTGTTGGACATAACGCGATTCAGTTTCTGTTCCCGCGCTTCACCAACCAGAATAGGCAGATTCCGGGCTTCATCGTCCAGGGTATCTACGTTGGCGGAAGCCGTAATAAAGTGGTGCTTCATCATCAGCAGGCAGTAGATAGCTTCCTGCACACCAGCTGCGCCAAGGGAGTGACCAGACAGGGACTTGGTGGAACTGATGGTGGGCATTTCGTCACCAAACACTGTTTTCAGGGCTTTCAGTTCTGCCACATCGCCAACGGGTGTCGACGTGCCGTGGGTGTTGATGTAATCAACCGGACCGTCAACGGTTTCCAGCGCCAGACGCATACAGCGGGTAGCCCCTTCGCCGGAAGGAGCAACCATGTCATAGCCGTCAGAAGTCGCACCATAACCCACAACTTCAGCGTAAATCTTGGCGCCACGGGCTTTGGCGTGTTCCAGTTCTTCCAGGACCACCATGCCGCCACCGCCGGCAATGACAAAACCATCGCGGTCAGCATCGTAAGCGCGGGATGCTTTATCCGGGCTCTCGTTGTACCTGGTGCTCAGGGCGCCCATAGCGTCGAACAGGCCAGTCTGTGACCAATGTTCTTCTTCACCACCACCGGCAAAGACAACATCCTGTTTACCCAGCTGGATCTGTTCAACGGCATTGCCGATGCAGTGAGCACTGGTGGCGCAGGCAGAAGTAATAGAGTAGTTTACGCCCTTGATTTTGAATGGCGTGGCCAGGCAGGCAGAGACAGTGCTGCCCATGGTGCGGGTCACACGGTATGGGCCCACACGCTTGACGCCTTTCTCGCGCATAATGTCGGCGGCTTCGACAATGTTTTCAGAAGAGGCACCACCGGAGGCGGCAATCAGGCCGGTTCTCGGGTTAGAAACCTGATCTTCTGAAAGGCCGGAATCTTCAACAGCCTGCTTCATGGCGATGTAGGCGTAGGAAGCTGCCAGACCCATAAAACGCTGGGTTTTACGATCAATATGTTCGCTCAGGTCGATGTCGACAGAGCCGGAAACCTGACTGCGGAAGCCCTTTTCAGCGTAGCTTTCATTAAAGCTGATGCCGGATTTTCCCTGTTTGAGGCTGTCGGCTACGTCGCTCTGGGTGTTACCCAGGCAGGAAGTAATGCCGATCCCTGTAACTACAACACGTTTCATTTCTCTAAACCTGAATTATCCGAATGAATCAGAATGCGTCGGTGCTCTGGAAAAGGCCTACCCGGAGCCCTTCAGCCGTATAAATCTCACGCCCGTCGACGCTGACGCTGCCATCAGCAATACCCAGTGCCAGCTTGCGACTGATAACACGCTTGATATTGATCTGGTAGGTCACTTTCTTATTGGTTGGCAGAATCTGGCCAGTGAACTTGACTTCACCACTGCCCAGGGCCCTGCCACGACCCGGATTACCCATCCAGCCCAGGT contains these protein-coding regions:
- the fabB gene encoding beta-ketoacyl-ACP synthase I, producing the protein MKRVVVTGIGITSCLGNTQSDVADSLKQGKSGISFNESYAEKGFRSQVSGSVDIDLSEHIDRKTQRFMGLAASYAYIAMKQAVEDSGLSEDQVSNPRTGLIAASGGASSENIVEAADIMREKGVKRVGPYRVTRTMGSTVSACLATPFKIKGVNYSITSACATSAHCIGNAVEQIQLGKQDVVFAGGGEEEHWSQTGLFDAMGALSTRYNESPDKASRAYDADRDGFVIAGGGGMVVLEELEHAKARGAKIYAEVVGYGATSDGYDMVAPSGEGATRCMRLALETVDGPVDYINTHGTSTPVGDVAELKALKTVFGDEMPTISSTKSLSGHSLGAAGVQEAIYCLLMMKHHFITASANVDTLDDEARNLPILVGEAREQKLNRVMSNSFGFGGTNACLVFQSYED
- a CDS encoding Fic family protein, which produces MFETIDVLKAQLDALRPLPTNSVRSLHEATVLEWTYHSNAIEGNTLTLKETKVVLEGITVGGKSIREHFEAINHREAIEWLESVVARHEPFNERLIKSIHQLVLKNIDDTNAGRYRQENVITAGAEHRPPDHLHLQPLMVELVDRYQNQKYHPVERAARLHVDFVGIHPFVDGNGRTARLLMNFDLMSSGYLPVIIKVEDRLAYYEALDKAHTSQCYQDYLTMVVEAEEEALKRCLSIVD